Proteins encoded in a region of the Dendropsophus ebraccatus isolate aDenEbr1 chromosome 11, aDenEbr1.pat, whole genome shotgun sequence genome:
- the TOMM6 gene encoding mitochondrial import receptor subunit TOM6 homolog: MTSVCIRVIERSGGMQLYPEAVIDRDTMAAGSVEKSAGSRGWISGTYRFITDRNDFRRNLLVNLGLFVAGVWAARNMFDIDLMAPQPGV; encoded by the exons ATGACCTCCGTCTGTATCCGGGTCATCGAGCGCTCTGGAGGGATGCAGCTCTACCCGGAAGCAGTCATAGATCGGGACACGATGGCAGCGGGGAGTGTGGAGAAGAGTGCGGGCAGCCGGGGGTGGATCAGCGGGACCTACCGCTTTATAACCGACAGGAATGACTTCCGCCG GAATCTTCTGGTGAACCTCGGGCTCTTCGTGGCCGGTGTATGGGCGGCGCGGAACATGTTTGACATCGATCTCATGGCTCCGCAGCCGGGAGTGTGA